A genomic stretch from Bradyrhizobium sp. 195 includes:
- a CDS encoding carboxymuconolactone decarboxylase family protein, producing MKPRMNFYQAAPDTMKALMALEEQIQSTGLEKSLIELVKIRASQINGCAFCINMHTEDARKRGETEQRIYLLNAWRESPLYSDRERAALAWTESVTLISETHAPDDVYQQVRAQFSDAETVNLTMLIGAINAWNRIAIAFRAVHPVKVKASVA from the coding sequence ATGAAGCCCCGCATGAACTTCTACCAGGCCGCCCCTGATACGATGAAAGCACTGATGGCGCTGGAGGAGCAGATCCAGTCTACCGGACTGGAGAAATCACTGATCGAGCTCGTCAAGATCCGGGCGTCGCAGATCAACGGCTGCGCCTTCTGCATCAACATGCACACCGAAGACGCCCGCAAGCGCGGCGAGACCGAACAGCGCATCTATCTGCTCAACGCCTGGCGCGAGTCTCCGCTCTATTCCGACCGCGAGCGCGCGGCGCTGGCCTGGACCGAGTCGGTGACACTGATTTCGGAGACGCACGCGCCCGACGATGTCTATCAGCAGGTCCGCGCACAGTTCTCCGATGCCGAGACGGTGAACCTGACCATGCTGATCGGCGCGATAAACGCCTGGAACAGGATCGCGATCGCTTTCCGTGCGGTCCATCCAGTGAAGGTGAAAGCGTCGGTGGCGTGA
- a CDS encoding amino acid ABC transporter permease: MFANLDFDVIRRALPYLFFEGMTFTLTLTGLAALGGLVFGTALALMRLSGLKLLGRIAGVYVDFMRSLPLVLVIFWFYFLVPYIGQWLTGASRPISVGAFASSLITFIMFEAAYFSEIMRAGIQSISRGQPAAASALGLTYAQTMRYVVLPQAFRNMLPVLITQTIVLFQDTSLVYVLSITDFLGAASKVAQRDGRLVEMYLFAAVVYFTISCIASFGVRRLQARIAIIR; this comes from the coding sequence ATGTTCGCCAATCTCGATTTCGACGTCATCCGCCGCGCACTGCCTTATCTGTTCTTCGAGGGCATGACGTTCACGCTGACGCTGACGGGCCTCGCGGCCCTCGGTGGCCTTGTCTTCGGCACCGCGCTCGCGCTGATGCGCCTGTCCGGCCTCAAGCTGCTCGGCCGGATCGCCGGGGTCTATGTCGACTTCATGCGCTCGCTGCCGCTGGTGCTGGTGATCTTCTGGTTCTACTTTCTGGTGCCCTATATCGGGCAGTGGCTGACCGGCGCCTCGCGCCCGATCAGCGTCGGCGCGTTCGCGTCCTCACTCATCACCTTCATCATGTTCGAGGCGGCGTACTTCTCCGAAATCATGCGCGCCGGCATCCAGTCGATCTCGCGCGGCCAGCCGGCCGCCGCCAGCGCGCTAGGGCTGACCTACGCCCAGACCATGCGCTACGTCGTGCTGCCGCAGGCCTTCCGCAACATGCTGCCGGTTCTGATCACGCAGACCATCGTTCTGTTCCAGGACACTTCGCTGGTCTACGTCCTGTCGATTACGGATTTCCTGGGAGCGGCGAGCAAGGTGGCGCAGCGCGACGGGCGCCTGGTCGAAATGTATCTGTTCGCAGCGGTCGTCTACTTCACCATTTCCTGTATCGCGTCCTTCGGCGTCCGCCGCCTGCAGGCGCGCATCGCCATCATTCGCTAG
- a CDS encoding amino acid ABC transporter ATP-binding protein, translating into MIEISHVNKWYTPSFQVLTDCTTSVTKGEVVVVCGPSGSGKSTLIKCVNALEPFQSGDISVDGTKVNDPKTNLPKLRSRVGMVFQHFELFPHLKIIDNLCLAQEKVLGRPHDKSVTKGMQLLERVGLKEQAQKFPAQLSGGQQQRVAIARALAMDPIVMLFDEPTSALDPEMVSEVLDVMVDLAREGMTMMVVTHEMGFARKVANRVIFMDRGEIVEDAAKDDFFGKPRSDRAQKFLSKILSH; encoded by the coding sequence ATGATCGAAATCAGCCACGTCAACAAATGGTACACGCCGAGCTTCCAGGTGCTGACCGATTGCACCACCAGCGTCACCAAGGGCGAGGTCGTGGTGGTCTGCGGCCCCTCGGGCTCGGGCAAGTCGACGCTGATCAAATGCGTGAATGCGCTGGAGCCGTTCCAGAGCGGCGACATCAGCGTCGACGGCACCAAGGTCAACGATCCCAAGACCAATCTGCCGAAGTTGCGTTCGCGCGTCGGCATGGTGTTCCAGCACTTCGAACTGTTTCCGCACCTGAAGATCATCGACAATCTCTGCCTCGCGCAAGAGAAGGTGCTGGGTCGCCCGCACGACAAATCCGTCACCAAGGGCATGCAGCTGCTCGAGCGTGTCGGTCTCAAGGAGCAGGCGCAGAAATTCCCGGCGCAGCTCTCCGGCGGCCAGCAGCAGCGCGTCGCCATTGCACGTGCGCTCGCGATGGATCCGATCGTCATGTTGTTCGACGAGCCGACCTCGGCGCTCGACCCCGAAATGGTCAGCGAAGTGCTCGACGTCATGGTTGATCTCGCCCGCGAGGGCATGACCATGATGGTCGTCACCCACGAGATGGGCTTTGCCCGCAAGGTCGCCAATCGCGTGATCTTCATGGACCGCGGCGAGATCGTCGAGGACGCCGCAAAGGACGATTTCTTCGGCAAGCCGCGCAGCGACCGCGCGCAGAAGTTCTTGTCCAAGATTCTCTCCCACTAA
- a CDS encoding amino acid ABC transporter permease produces MNYNWNWGIFFQPNPMGTGTYLDMLLSGLVLTLKTAALAWVIALVTGSLVGVMRTLPSKGANWFGFAYVEFFRNMPLLVQLFLWFFVLPELLPKGAGIWLKQLPNAPFWTAAIGVGFFMSARVAVQLQAGIGSLPRGQKMAATALGLTTAQGYRYVLLPMAFRIILPPLTSEFLNTIKNTAVAITIGLLELTGQARSMQEFSFQVFEAFTAATILYLLVNAVVVTAMRFLERWVAIPGYITGK; encoded by the coding sequence GTGAACTATAACTGGAACTGGGGAATCTTTTTCCAGCCGAACCCGATGGGGACCGGCACCTATCTCGACATGCTGCTGTCGGGTCTGGTGCTGACCCTCAAGACCGCGGCGCTGGCCTGGGTCATCGCGCTGGTCACCGGCTCGTTGGTTGGCGTGATGCGTACGCTGCCATCGAAGGGGGCGAACTGGTTCGGCTTTGCCTATGTCGAATTCTTCCGCAATATGCCGCTGCTCGTGCAGCTCTTCCTGTGGTTCTTCGTGCTGCCGGAACTGCTGCCAAAAGGCGCCGGCATCTGGCTGAAACAGCTGCCGAACGCGCCGTTCTGGACGGCGGCGATCGGCGTCGGCTTCTTCATGTCGGCGCGCGTGGCCGTGCAGCTGCAGGCCGGCATCGGCTCACTGCCGCGCGGGCAGAAGATGGCCGCAACCGCGCTGGGCCTGACGACCGCGCAGGGCTATCGCTACGTGCTGCTGCCGATGGCATTCCGCATCATCCTGCCGCCGCTGACGTCCGAGTTCCTCAACACCATCAAGAACACCGCCGTCGCGATCACCATCGGCCTGCTCGAGCTGACCGGGCAGGCGCGCTCGATGCAGGAATTCTCGTTCCAGGTGTTCGAGGCCTTCACCGCCGCAACCATCCTTTATCTTCTCGTCAACGCCGTCGTCGTGACCGCCATGCGCTTCCTCGAGCGCTGGGTCGCGATCCCCGGTTACATCACGGGGAAATAA
- a CDS encoding LLM class flavin-dependent oxidoreductase: MAKQIRLNAFAMNCVAHQSPGLWTHPRDRTAEYNRLPYWIDLARTLERGRFDGLFLADVLGVYDVYGNSPDAALRNAAQTPSNEPLLLLSAMAAVTQNLGFGVTSNLSFEPPYPFARRMSTLDHLTEGRIGWNVVTGYLDSAARGAGKDKQAGHDDRYDIADEYMEVVYKLWEGSWEDDAVLRDRKRGIFTDPTKVHRVNHEGANYRINNTIHLSEPSPQRTPVLYQAGTSPRGRQFAAKHAECVFMSGPSAKIIAPRVSAIRQEAAALGRNPAEILMFSMMTIILGNTEAEAAAKYADYRSHINPEGALALMSGWTGIDFSGYELDQQVRHVQNDAGRSALDNVTRGDPDRVWTVRDVIEHVGIGGAGPVVVGTPESVADKIEDWFEKTDVDGLNVAFAISPGDFEDISDMLVPELTKRGRYKPEYAKGTLREKLFGGGRARLDAPHPAAGYRVGNKG, from the coding sequence ATGGCCAAGCAGATTAGGCTCAACGCCTTCGCGATGAATTGCGTCGCACATCAGTCACCCGGCCTGTGGACCCATCCGCGCGACCGCACCGCCGAGTATAACCGCCTGCCCTACTGGATCGATCTCGCCAGGACGCTGGAGCGGGGCCGCTTCGACGGGCTGTTCCTGGCCGACGTGCTCGGGGTCTACGACGTCTATGGCAACAGCCCTGACGCGGCGTTGCGCAACGCAGCACAGACGCCGTCAAACGAGCCGCTGCTGTTGCTCTCGGCCATGGCCGCGGTGACGCAAAATCTCGGCTTCGGCGTGACCAGCAATTTGTCGTTCGAACCGCCCTATCCGTTCGCACGGCGAATGTCGACGCTCGATCATCTCACCGAGGGCCGGATCGGCTGGAATGTCGTCACCGGCTATCTCGACAGCGCCGCCCGCGGCGCCGGCAAGGACAAGCAGGCCGGACACGACGACCGCTACGACATCGCCGACGAATATATGGAGGTGGTCTACAAGCTCTGGGAAGGAAGCTGGGAGGACGACGCCGTGCTGCGCGACCGCAAGCGCGGCATCTTCACCGATCCGACAAAAGTTCATCGCGTCAACCACGAGGGCGCGAACTACCGCATCAACAACACCATCCATCTCAGTGAGCCCTCGCCCCAGCGCACGCCGGTGCTGTACCAGGCCGGCACCTCGCCGCGCGGCCGGCAGTTCGCGGCCAAGCACGCCGAATGCGTCTTCATGTCGGGACCATCGGCCAAGATCATTGCGCCGCGCGTGTCGGCGATCCGCCAGGAAGCCGCCGCTCTTGGTCGCAATCCGGCGGAGATCCTGATGTTCTCGATGATGACGATCATCCTCGGCAACACGGAGGCCGAAGCGGCTGCGAAATATGCCGACTACCGCTCGCACATCAATCCGGAAGGCGCGCTCGCGCTGATGTCGGGATGGACCGGCATCGACTTCTCCGGCTATGAGCTCGACCAGCAAGTGCGACACGTCCAGAACGATGCCGGCCGCAGTGCCCTCGACAACGTTACACGGGGTGATCCTGACCGTGTCTGGACCGTGCGCGACGTCATCGAGCATGTCGGCATCGGCGGTGCCGGCCCCGTCGTCGTCGGCACGCCCGAAAGCGTCGCCGACAAGATCGAGGACTGGTTCGAGAAGACCGACGTCGACGGCCTCAATGTTGCGTTTGCGATCTCGCCAGGCGATTTCGAGGACATTTCGGACATGCTGGTGCCGGAGCTGACCAAGCGCGGGCGGTATAAGCCCGAGTATGCGAAGGGCACGCTGCGCGAGAAGCTGTTCGGCGGCGGCCGCGCAAGGCTCGATGCGCCGCATCCCGCGGCGGGATATCGGGTGGGAAATAAGGGATAG
- a CDS encoding amino acid ABC transporter substrate-binding protein, with amino-acid sequence MKHFRSIGLALAATFAVSQAGAQELTGTLKNIKDTGAITLGFRDSSIPFSYLDDNQKPVGFAMDICYKIVDAVKKELKLDKLEVKLNPVTSATRIPLMANGTIDLECGSTTNNAERQKQVAFTNTHYLTASRYVFKKSSGLKSIDDLKGKTVVSTAGTTNIKQLTEANVAKSLGANIIPAKDHAEAFLMVETDRAVAFVMDDILLASLVAGSKSPDDYAISKDAFSKPEPYGIMLRKDDAAFKKVVDAATAALYTSGEAQKIYEKWFTAKIPPKGLNLNTPISAELKNEFAKPTDSPNPDDYK; translated from the coding sequence GTGAAACACTTCCGTAGCATCGGCCTCGCGCTCGCCGCGACCTTCGCCGTCAGCCAGGCCGGGGCCCAGGAGCTGACCGGCACGCTGAAGAACATCAAGGACACCGGCGCGATCACGCTGGGCTTCCGCGACTCCTCGATCCCGTTCTCCTATCTCGACGACAACCAGAAGCCCGTCGGGTTCGCGATGGACATCTGCTACAAGATCGTCGACGCCGTGAAGAAGGAGCTCAAGCTCGACAAGCTCGAGGTCAAGCTCAATCCGGTGACGTCGGCGACCCGCATCCCGTTGATGGCGAACGGCACGATCGACCTCGAATGTGGCTCGACCACCAACAATGCCGAGCGCCAGAAGCAGGTCGCCTTCACCAACACCCACTACCTGACCGCCAGCCGCTACGTTTTCAAGAAGTCGAGCGGCCTGAAGTCGATCGACGATCTCAAGGGCAAGACGGTGGTCTCGACCGCCGGAACCACCAACATCAAGCAGCTTACCGAAGCCAACGTCGCCAAGAGCCTCGGCGCCAACATCATTCCGGCCAAGGACCATGCCGAAGCCTTCCTGATGGTCGAGACCGACCGTGCGGTCGCCTTCGTCATGGACGACATCCTGCTGGCGAGCCTCGTCGCCGGCTCGAAGTCGCCGGATGACTACGCCATCTCCAAGGACGCTTTCTCCAAGCCCGAGCCCTACGGCATCATGCTGCGCAAGGACGACGCCGCCTTCAAGAAGGTGGTCGATGCCGCGACCGCCGCGCTCTACACCTCCGGTGAAGCCCAGAAGATCTACGAGAAGTGGTTCACGGCCAAGATCCCGCCGAAGGGCCTCAATCTCAACACGCCGATCTCGGCCGAACTGAAGAACGAGTTCGCCAAGCCCACGGACTCACCGAACCCGGACGACTATAAGTAA
- a CDS encoding M20 family metallopeptidase encodes MTRADAISRAREDFKSGAFLTELDRRVAYRTESQNPSRGAELRGYLEQEMMPSFAALDFSSRIVESPSGKAPFLFAEHHESASAPTVLIYGHGDVVDGMEGEWRDGRDPWRTTVAGTRLYGRGTADNKGQHSINMAALRAVREARGGKLGFNAKFIVEMGEEIGSPDLGKVCDLNRDALKADLFMASDGPRLSADRPTLFLGCRGGIRIHLDVNLRDGGHHSGNWGGVLANPATILVNAISTLVDGHGRLQLDALKPPRLTNQIRSYLADVQVVPTEDEPALAENWGEEGLSAAERLYAWNTLEVLAMSSGNIEKPANAIPGHANAVLQLRFVVGTKIDGLIEAIRAHLAGRGFPMVEVRAAQSFAASRTDFDSPWIRWAADSVQETTGKPPAVLPNFGGSLPNDVFSEILGLPTIWVPHSYPGCSQHAPNEHILLPLTEEALTVMAGLFWDLGELPKPLT; translated from the coding sequence ATGACCAGAGCCGACGCCATCTCCCGCGCCCGTGAGGATTTCAAATCCGGCGCATTCCTCACCGAGCTCGACCGCCGCGTCGCCTATCGGACCGAAAGCCAGAATCCGTCGCGCGGGGCCGAGCTGCGTGGCTATCTGGAACAGGAGATGATGCCCTCGTTTGCTGCGCTCGATTTTTCCAGCCGCATCGTTGAGTCCCCGAGCGGCAAGGCGCCGTTCCTGTTCGCCGAGCATCATGAGAGCGCGTCAGCGCCGACCGTGCTGATCTACGGCCATGGTGATGTCGTCGACGGCATGGAGGGCGAGTGGCGCGACGGCCGCGATCCCTGGCGCACGACGGTTGCGGGCACGCGACTCTACGGCCGCGGCACCGCCGATAACAAGGGCCAGCACAGCATCAACATGGCGGCGCTGCGCGCCGTGCGCGAGGCCCGTGGCGGCAAGCTCGGCTTCAACGCCAAGTTCATCGTCGAGATGGGCGAGGAGATCGGCTCGCCCGATCTCGGCAAGGTCTGCGATCTCAATCGCGACGCGCTCAAGGCCGATCTGTTCATGGCCTCCGACGGGCCGCGCCTGTCCGCCGACCGTCCGACGCTCTTCCTTGGCTGCCGCGGTGGCATCCGCATCCATTTGGATGTGAACTTGCGCGATGGCGGTCACCATTCCGGCAATTGGGGTGGCGTGCTGGCCAACCCCGCGACCATTCTGGTCAACGCGATCTCCACGCTGGTCGACGGCCACGGCCGCCTCCAGCTTGACGCGCTGAAGCCGCCGCGGCTCACCAACCAGATCCGCAGCTATCTGGCCGATGTGCAGGTGGTCCCTACCGAGGACGAGCCGGCGCTGGCCGAGAACTGGGGCGAGGAGGGGCTTTCGGCCGCCGAGCGGCTCTACGCCTGGAATACGCTGGAAGTGCTGGCGATGTCCTCGGGCAATATCGAGAAGCCGGCCAACGCCATTCCGGGCCATGCCAATGCCGTGCTGCAACTGCGTTTTGTGGTCGGCACCAAAATTGATGGGCTGATCGAGGCCATCCGCGCGCATCTGGCCGGACGCGGTTTTCCCATGGTCGAAGTGCGGGCGGCCCAGAGTTTTGCTGCATCGCGCACCGATTTCGACAGCCCCTGGATCAGATGGGCGGCGGATTCGGTGCAAGAGACCACCGGCAAGCCGCCGGCGGTGCTGCCGAACTTCGGCGGCTCGCTGCCCAACGACGTGTTTTCCGAGATCCTGGGCCTGCCGACGATCTGGGTCCCGCACTCCTATCCCGGCTGCTCCCAGCATGCGCCCAATGAGCACATCCTGCTGCCTTTGACCGAAGAGGCCTTGACGGTCATGGCCGGGCTGTTCTGGGATCTCGGGGAATTGCCCAAGCCGCTAACCTGA
- a CDS encoding MDR family MFS transporter, with the protein MSTLQPTVNATGLSASAAPAAPAVSAKTWIAVIGATLGAFMAVLNIQIVNASLADIQGAIGAGIDDGGWISTSYLVAEIVVIPLSGWLAQVFSIRIYLLTNAILFLVLSAACALAQDLPQMIVLRAVQGFTGGVLIPMAFTLIITLLPRGKQPVGLALFALSATFAPAIGPTIGGYLTENFGWEYIFYVNLVPGAIMVGMLWYALDAKPVKLSLLREGDWAGIITMAIGLSALQTVLEEGNKDDWFGSPFIVKLSVIAAVALTAFLIIELTVKQPLLNLRLLVRRNFGFGMLANFLLGIALYGSVFILPQYLARIQGYNAEQIGMVLAWTGLPQLLLIPLVPRLMQRFDARMIIGVGFVLFAASNFMNIYMTNDYAADQLLWPNVVRAIGQALVMAPLSAVATAGIEPENAGSASGLFNMMRNLGGAVGIALLQTVLTKREQYHSNVLMQSVSVFEQATRTRLEQLTQYFVNHGILDRADAAHRAYVAIGHIVQKQAYIFAFSDTFYLLGMALIVALAAVLFLKKPGQTSAGGAH; encoded by the coding sequence ATGAGCACGCTGCAACCGACCGTCAACGCCACCGGTCTCTCCGCCTCCGCTGCGCCCGCCGCGCCGGCGGTGTCCGCAAAGACCTGGATTGCGGTGATCGGCGCCACGCTCGGCGCTTTCATGGCGGTGCTGAACATCCAGATTGTCAACGCCTCGCTCGCCGACATTCAGGGCGCGATCGGCGCCGGCATCGACGACGGCGGCTGGATTTCCACCTCCTATCTGGTCGCCGAGATCGTGGTGATCCCGCTCTCCGGCTGGCTCGCCCAGGTGTTCTCGATCCGCATCTATCTGCTCACCAACGCGATCCTGTTCCTGGTCCTGTCGGCAGCGTGCGCGCTGGCGCAGGACCTGCCGCAGATGATCGTGCTGCGCGCCGTGCAGGGGTTCACCGGCGGCGTTCTGATTCCGATGGCATTCACGCTGATCATCACGCTGCTACCGCGGGGAAAACAACCGGTCGGCCTTGCGTTGTTCGCGTTGTCGGCGACCTTCGCGCCCGCGATCGGTCCGACCATCGGGGGCTATCTCACCGAGAATTTCGGCTGGGAGTACATCTTTTACGTCAACCTCGTTCCCGGCGCGATTATGGTCGGCATGCTCTGGTACGCGCTCGACGCAAAGCCCGTGAAGCTGTCGCTCCTGCGCGAGGGCGACTGGGCCGGTATCATCACCATGGCCATCGGGCTCTCGGCGCTCCAGACCGTGCTGGAGGAAGGCAACAAGGACGACTGGTTCGGCTCACCCTTCATCGTCAAGCTGTCAGTGATCGCAGCCGTTGCACTGACCGCCTTCCTGATCATCGAACTGACGGTGAAGCAGCCGCTGCTCAATCTGCGCCTGCTCGTCCGCCGCAACTTCGGCTTCGGCATGCTCGCAAATTTCCTGCTCGGTATCGCACTCTACGGCTCCGTGTTCATCCTGCCGCAATATCTGGCTCGCATTCAGGGCTACAATGCCGAGCAGATCGGCATGGTGCTGGCCTGGACCGGATTGCCGCAGCTCCTCCTGATCCCTCTCGTGCCGCGCCTGATGCAGCGGTTCGACGCGCGGATGATCATCGGCGTGGGCTTCGTGCTGTTCGCTGCTTCCAACTTCATGAACATCTATATGACCAACGACTATGCCGCCGACCAGCTGCTGTGGCCAAATGTCGTTCGCGCCATCGGCCAAGCATTGGTGATGGCGCCGCTGTCGGCCGTCGCAACCGCAGGCATCGAGCCGGAGAACGCGGGTTCGGCCTCCGGCTTGTTCAACATGATGCGCAATCTCGGCGGCGCCGTCGGCATCGCACTGCTCCAGACCGTGCTGACGAAGCGCGAGCAGTATCACTCCAACGTGCTGATGCAGTCGGTCTCGGTGTTCGAGCAGGCCACCCGTACACGGCTGGAACAGCTCACTCAGTATTTCGTCAATCACGGCATCCTCGACCGTGCAGACGCCGCGCATCGTGCCTATGTCGCGATTGGCCATATCGTGCAGAAGCAGGCTTATATCTTCGCGTTCAGCGACACATTCTACCTGCTCGGCATGGCGCTGATCGTGGCTTTGGCTGCCGTCCTTTTCCTGAAGAAGCCCGGCCAGACCTCGGCTGGCGGAGCCCACTGA
- a CDS encoding thiamine pyrophosphate-binding protein has translation MKNNITGRSAFLALLKDEGITHLFGNPGTTELPIMHALKDHPDLTYVMAMQESLVVAIADGYSRASGKLVACNVHVAPGLGNAMGSLYNAQFTGTPMILTAGQQEQGHGLMEPVLYGPLVRMAEPLVKWAVEVTRLEDLPRIVRRAAKVATTPPTGPVFISLPGDILNSEAGIDLGRSTRIDARTRPSDEALKAFAARLLRAERPVIVTMDEVVKSDALKEAAELAELLGAAAYQSSTPFGSHFLSESPSFVGTLARVQKVARDTLASYDLLIALGGDPLRMSVYSEVDALPEGLGIVQIGLVDWEIAKNYGVEIALKADLKETLRALIPVLKEMGGAALASRAKQRLAELAPKNWTARRAVLVEQIGKSAGRSPIDPDFLVLQMVEAMPENAILVDEGLTSSRQITALRPHRDRYGYHGLASGGIGWGLPASVGASIANPDRPVVCFSGDGSAMYSIQSLWTAAHHKLPLNVVIANNGGYRIIKQRLLAFHGDDNYVGMDFVDPPVDFAGVAKALGCEAIKVSDPSELKATLASAFNRPGTKLIEVMVDGKV, from the coding sequence ATGAAGAACAACATCACCGGCCGCTCCGCCTTTCTCGCGCTGCTCAAGGACGAGGGCATCACGCATCTGTTCGGAAACCCCGGCACCACCGAGTTGCCGATCATGCATGCGCTGAAGGACCATCCCGACCTCACCTATGTGATGGCGATGCAGGAGAGCCTGGTGGTCGCGATCGCCGATGGCTATAGCCGCGCCTCCGGCAAGCTCGTCGCCTGCAACGTCCATGTCGCGCCGGGGCTCGGCAACGCGATGGGCTCGCTCTACAACGCCCAGTTCACGGGCACGCCGATGATCCTGACCGCGGGACAGCAGGAGCAGGGCCACGGCCTGATGGAGCCGGTTCTGTATGGCCCCTTGGTGCGGATGGCCGAACCACTGGTGAAATGGGCGGTGGAGGTGACGCGGCTGGAGGATTTGCCCCGTATCGTCCGCCGCGCCGCCAAGGTCGCGACCACGCCGCCGACCGGGCCGGTGTTCATCTCGCTGCCCGGCGACATCCTGAACAGCGAGGCCGGGATCGACCTCGGTCGCTCTACCCGCATCGACGCGCGGACAAGACCATCGGACGAAGCGTTGAAAGCCTTTGCGGCGCGGCTCCTTAGGGCGGAGCGTCCCGTCATCGTTACCATGGACGAGGTGGTGAAGAGTGACGCCCTGAAGGAGGCGGCCGAACTCGCGGAGCTGCTCGGCGCGGCCGCTTACCAGTCCTCGACGCCCTTTGGCTCGCACTTCCTCTCGGAGAGTCCGAGCTTCGTCGGTACCCTGGCGCGCGTGCAGAAGGTCGCGCGCGATACGCTTGCGTCATATGACCTCCTGATCGCGCTCGGCGGCGATCCCTTGCGCATGTCGGTTTACAGTGAGGTCGATGCGCTGCCGGAGGGTCTCGGCATCGTCCAGATCGGTCTCGTCGATTGGGAGATCGCCAAGAACTACGGCGTCGAGATCGCGCTGAAGGCGGATTTGAAGGAAACGCTGCGCGCGCTGATCCCGGTGCTGAAGGAGATGGGCGGTGCAGCACTTGCGAGCCGGGCGAAGCAGCGCCTCGCCGAGCTGGCGCCGAAGAACTGGACCGCGCGCCGCGCCGTGCTGGTTGAGCAGATCGGCAAGAGCGCAGGCCGCAGCCCCATCGATCCGGACTTCCTGGTGCTGCAAATGGTCGAGGCCATGCCGGAAAATGCCATCCTGGTCGACGAAGGCCTCACCTCGAGCCGCCAGATCACGGCGCTGCGGCCGCATCGCGATCGCTACGGCTATCACGGCCTCGCGTCCGGCGGCATCGGCTGGGGCCTGCCGGCATCGGTCGGCGCCAGCATCGCCAATCCGGATCGCCCCGTCGTTTGCTTCTCGGGCGACGGCAGCGCGATGTATTCGATCCAGTCGCTGTGGACCGCGGCGCATCACAAGCTGCCGCTCAACGTCGTCATCGCCAACAATGGCGGCTACCGCATCATCAAGCAGCGCCTGCTCGCCTTCCACGGCGACGACAATTATGTCGGCATGGATTTCGTCGATCCACCCGTGGATTTCGCCGGCGTCGCGAAAGCGCTGGGGTGCGAGGCGATCAAGGTCAGCGATCCCAGCGAGCTGAAAGCGACGCTGGCGTCGGCGTTCAATCGGCCGGGCACGAAGCTGATCGAGGTGATGGTGGACGGGAAGGTGTAG
- a CDS encoding D-amino-acid transaminase, with protein sequence MDPIAYVNGSFVPLSDAKISVLDRGFLFADGIYEVSAVLDGKLVDNASHLARLERSVGEISLRLPETVERITELQKELIARNTLTNGLVYLQVTRGADKGRDFPFPKGDVKSSLVMFTSEKDIINAASAKAGINVITVPDIRWERRDIKSVALLAQVLAKQAAAEAGAGEAWMLEDGYVTEGGSSSAFILTKDDVIVTRKNSNAILPGCTRKAVVALAEERQLRVEERSFTVAEALAAKEAFATSASLFVQPVVAIDGKKIGDGKPGPMATRLREIYVEFAKATAV encoded by the coding sequence TTGGACCCGATCGCCTACGTCAACGGCTCATTCGTCCCGCTCTCGGACGCCAAAATCTCGGTCCTCGATCGCGGCTTCCTGTTCGCCGACGGCATCTATGAGGTCTCGGCCGTGCTCGACGGCAAGTTGGTCGACAACGCCTCGCATCTGGCGCGGCTTGAGCGCTCGGTCGGCGAGATCAGCTTGAGGCTTCCGGAGACGGTCGAGCGGATCACCGAGCTGCAGAAGGAGCTGATCGCGCGCAACACGCTCACGAACGGCCTCGTTTACCTCCAGGTGACACGCGGCGCCGACAAGGGCCGCGACTTTCCGTTTCCCAAGGGCGACGTCAAGTCGAGCCTGGTGATGTTCACCTCGGAGAAGGACATCATCAACGCCGCGTCGGCGAAGGCCGGCATTAACGTCATCACCGTACCGGACATCCGCTGGGAGCGGCGCGACATCAAAAGCGTGGCCCTGCTGGCGCAGGTCCTGGCGAAGCAGGCCGCGGCCGAAGCCGGCGCGGGCGAGGCCTGGATGCTGGAAGACGGCTACGTCACTGAGGGCGGTTCGTCCTCGGCGTTCATCCTCACCAAGGACGACGTCATCGTGACCCGCAAGAACTCCAACGCGATCCTGCCGGGCTGCACCCGCAAGGCGGTGGTGGCGCTCGCCGAAGAGCGCCAGCTTCGCGTCGAGGAGCGCTCGTTCACGGTCGCTGAGGCGCTGGCTGCCAAGGAGGCCTTTGCGACCTCGGCGTCGCTGTTCGTCCAGCCGGTGGTTGCGATCGACGGCAAGAAGATCGGCGACGGCAAGCCCGGCCCGATGGCCACGCGCCTGCGCGAGATCTACGTGGAGTTCGCCAAGGCGACGGCGGTTTAG